The Corynebacterium tuberculostearicum genome window below encodes:
- a CDS encoding ABC transporter ATP-binding protein — protein sequence MNEAVIKIREGRYSIAKRTLWSGVDIDIAPGQVVALTGPSGCGKTTLLNCLGLLDSLTGGSMEVLGHDATRMKERQARKVRRNDIGYLFQDFALVDTDSVADNLAVALPPKTPQAKKSEIISGALEQVGLAGREKEKAFSLSGGEQQRASFARILVRTPSLILADEPTAALDSKNSDRVLSLLQEQAAAGAAVVVVTHDDRVRDQCSEVFELSAYCH from the coding sequence ATGAATGAGGCCGTAATAAAGATTCGGGAAGGTCGCTACTCCATTGCTAAACGCACCTTGTGGTCCGGCGTGGATATAGATATCGCGCCAGGGCAAGTAGTCGCCTTAACTGGGCCTTCGGGCTGCGGAAAAACCACGCTATTAAATTGCTTAGGTCTTCTGGACTCGCTCACCGGCGGAAGCATGGAAGTGCTCGGTCACGATGCTACGCGTATGAAAGAAAGGCAGGCGCGAAAAGTGCGTCGCAACGATATTGGCTATCTATTTCAGGATTTTGCTCTGGTTGATACCGATTCGGTTGCCGATAATTTGGCTGTAGCATTGCCTCCTAAGACGCCGCAGGCTAAGAAGTCAGAAATTATTTCCGGTGCGCTGGAGCAGGTGGGCTTAGCTGGGCGAGAGAAGGAGAAAGCATTTTCCTTAAGCGGTGGCGAACAGCAGCGAGCTTCTTTTGCCCGTATCTTGGTACGCACCCCGAGCCTCATCTTGGCGGATGAGCCAACTGCGGCTCTCGACAGTAAGAACAGCGACCGCGTGCTGTCCCTACTGCAGGAGCAAGCCGCTGCTGGTGCTGCTGTCGTCGTGGTTACCCACGATGATCGAGTCCGGGATCAATGTAGCGAGGTATTCGAGCTCAGCGCGTATTGCCATTGA
- a CDS encoding glycosyltransferase family 4 protein, producing the protein MKILLLCWRDSTHPQGGGSERYLERVGEYLASQGHEVVFRTSKHMNAAHREVRDGVRYSRGGAKFGVYPRAWAAMLAGRLGLGDLRGVDAVIDTQNGIPFFARLVSGAPTVLLTHHCHREQWPVAGPLLGRLGWFLESRVAPRVYRGAPYVTVSEASRQDLEALGIKGAHIIANGLDPVPDHVPSLEREAEVHLVTLSRLVPHKQIEHAMDTVAQTPGAVLDVIGSGWWEANLRAYAEEHGVSDRVRFRGQVTEDYKHALLARADALLMPSRKEGWGLAVMEAAQHGVPAVGYTFGLRDSVINGRTGILVEREEDFVAATKQLLADAPLRRTLGSNARDFAASFSWKKTGEQFAELLQGLVADTPSTKR; encoded by the coding sequence ATGAAGATTCTTTTACTATGCTGGCGCGATTCCACCCACCCGCAAGGCGGTGGCTCGGAGCGCTACTTGGAGCGAGTGGGCGAGTACCTGGCGTCTCAGGGCCACGAGGTGGTCTTTCGCACCTCCAAGCACATGAATGCCGCTCACCGCGAGGTGCGCGACGGCGTGCGCTATAGCCGCGGCGGCGCCAAATTCGGCGTGTATCCGCGTGCTTGGGCGGCGATGCTGGCCGGCCGCCTGGGGCTGGGAGATCTGCGCGGCGTGGATGCGGTGATTGATACACAAAATGGCATCCCCTTCTTCGCTCGGCTGGTGTCCGGGGCACCGACGGTGCTGCTTACTCACCATTGCCACCGTGAACAGTGGCCGGTGGCGGGTCCCCTCTTGGGCCGGCTCGGTTGGTTCCTTGAGTCCCGGGTAGCTCCGCGCGTGTATCGCGGCGCTCCCTATGTCACCGTGTCTGAGGCCTCCCGCCAGGATTTGGAGGCGCTGGGCATTAAGGGCGCGCACATCATCGCCAATGGCCTGGACCCGGTTCCGGATCACGTTCCTTCCCTGGAACGAGAGGCCGAGGTGCACCTGGTCACGCTCTCGCGCCTAGTGCCGCATAAGCAGATCGAGCATGCCATGGATACGGTGGCGCAGACCCCGGGTGCGGTCTTGGACGTCATCGGCTCCGGCTGGTGGGAGGCTAACCTGCGTGCCTATGCCGAGGAGCATGGGGTAAGCGATCGCGTGCGCTTTCGCGGCCAGGTGACCGAGGACTATAAGCACGCCCTGCTCGCCCGCGCCGATGCCTTGCTCATGCCCTCGCGCAAAGAGGGGTGGGGATTGGCAGTAATGGAGGCGGCCCAACATGGGGTGCCCGCCGTTGGCTATACATTTGGCCTGCGTGACAGCGTTATCAACGGCAGGACCGGCATTCTGGTAGAGCGCGAAGAGGATTTCGTGGCGGCCACCAAGCAGCTGCTTGCCGACGCCCCCCTTCGCCGCACCCTCGGCTCCAACGCGCGGGATTTTGCCGCTAGCTTCTCGTGGAAGAAGACCGGCGAGCAGTTCGCGGAATTGCTGCAAGGGCTAGTAGCGGACACGCCATCCACAAAGCGGTAA
- a CDS encoding lactococcin 972 family bacteriocin, with the protein MTTINNYEIILSARKTGISFRKRREIDAEKSLASAAAAFVLGAGALGGTALAGELVDGGMWEHGKGGGRVWSNYHHPSVNHGSSVNGHKYVDSGCQPANTWARAQASSRWLGADGAYYRLC; encoded by the coding sequence ATGACAACTATTAATAATTATGAAATTATTTTATCGGCCCGGAAAACGGGTATTTCATTTCGGAAAAGGAGAGAAATAGATGCGGAAAAAAGTCTGGCTTCCGCAGCCGCTGCTTTTGTACTAGGTGCTGGTGCACTTGGGGGAACTGCTTTGGCAGGAGAACTTGTCGATGGAGGTATGTGGGAACACGGTAAGGGTGGAGGACGAGTGTGGTCGAACTACCACCATCCCAGTGTTAATCACGGTAGTTCCGTGAATGGCCACAAGTACGTTGACTCTGGCTGCCAGCCAGCGAATACGTGGGCCCGTGCGCAGGCATCATCTCGTTGGCTCGGGGCGGATGGCGCTTATTACCGCTTGTGTTAA
- a CDS encoding class I SAM-dependent methyltransferase, producing the protein MRHTREMATLRRSFQLLRSFRFEQTRPEIFYGGLAEDTAALVENLGRDLGVPLSGARVLDVGGGPGYFADAFARRGARYVGLEPDAGEMSAAGIHLSNSVRGDGTNLPFADNSFDVVYSSNVAEHIPNPWDMGEEMLRVTRPGGLTILSYTVWLGPFGGHETGLWEHYIGGGFARDRYTRRHGHPPKNVFGTSLFDVPCSAGLHWAQRTGALKLAFPRYHPSWAWWLTRVPGVREFAVSNLTLVLQPKSFNGNTR; encoded by the coding sequence ATGAGACATACCCGTGAGATGGCCACGCTGCGCCGCTCCTTTCAGCTGCTGCGTTCCTTCCGCTTCGAGCAGACGCGCCCGGAGATTTTCTACGGCGGGCTCGCGGAAGATACGGCCGCGCTGGTGGAGAACCTCGGCCGCGACCTAGGCGTGCCGCTTTCTGGGGCACGGGTGCTCGATGTCGGCGGTGGCCCGGGCTATTTTGCGGATGCCTTTGCCCGGCGCGGCGCCCGCTATGTGGGATTGGAGCCGGATGCCGGCGAAATGTCTGCGGCCGGCATCCACTTGAGCAATTCCGTGCGCGGCGATGGCACCAATCTGCCCTTTGCCGATAATTCCTTTGACGTGGTCTATTCCTCCAACGTGGCCGAGCACATCCCCAATCCCTGGGATATGGGCGAGGAAATGCTGCGCGTAACCCGCCCCGGCGGCCTCACCATTCTGAGCTACACGGTGTGGCTCGGCCCCTTTGGTGGCCACGAAACCGGCCTGTGGGAGCACTACATTGGCGGTGGCTTTGCCCGCGACCGCTATACCCGCCGCCACGGTCACCCGCCCAAGAATGTCTTTGGCACTTCGCTTTTCGACGTCCCCTGTTCCGCCGGCCTCCACTGGGCACAGCGCACCGGCGCACTCAAACTCGCCTTCCCCCGCTACCATCCCAGCTGGGCTTGGTGGCTCACCCGCGTGCCGGGTGTGCGGGAGTTTGCGGTGTCTAACTTGACGTTGGTATTGCAACCTAAAAGTTTCAATGGCAATACGCGCTGA
- a CDS encoding DUF3068 domain-containing protein: MKRYLWPRSPLAWVVIAAVIFLVLGTVVPPLYNNQTRPLAFDQNINTVTAPSTGVWMDAPAFIAGAKATGDSKDPQCQEKQAPMWCYLHHDLLTIERNTTTSEVAEDDALANSDSLSRLLAGDTPLAQITEHSVLNRESTYPVAAPKDKWRFVLPALDTGMARTDFERDGINYFFPSGTEQRSYPFFDLATQSSTAVDFTTTEKLDGIPTYSFHHDIQPISLADMRKSITTEVDTGTGDNQLAAEDFRISGPAKRFYDAESRELLGLDATDRVTVEPFYTIGRDISVEPTTGTMVDLRENIKIFFAADEKQAGTMVANDDTEDRSIFAADLRWSDGTRAERLDEVRPVIRTIRALMVIGWAGKAIGVGLLLCAAYMYMRRHREG; the protein is encoded by the coding sequence ATGAAACGCTACCTTTGGCCACGCTCGCCACTGGCGTGGGTTGTCATTGCCGCCGTCATTTTCTTGGTGCTGGGTACCGTGGTGCCGCCTCTGTATAACAACCAAACCCGGCCGCTGGCCTTCGACCAAAACATCAACACTGTCACTGCACCGTCCACCGGCGTGTGGATGGATGCGCCCGCTTTTATCGCCGGCGCCAAAGCCACCGGCGATAGCAAAGACCCGCAGTGCCAGGAAAAACAGGCGCCCATGTGGTGCTACCTGCACCACGACCTGCTTACTATCGAGCGCAATACCACCACCTCTGAGGTGGCAGAAGATGATGCGCTCGCTAACTCCGATTCGCTCTCTCGCCTGCTCGCCGGCGATACTCCCCTTGCCCAAATCACGGAGCATTCCGTGTTGAACCGCGAGTCCACCTACCCGGTTGCCGCGCCAAAGGATAAATGGAGATTTGTCCTACCGGCGCTGGATACCGGCATGGCCCGCACCGACTTCGAGCGCGATGGAATCAACTACTTCTTTCCCTCCGGTACCGAGCAGCGCTCCTATCCGTTTTTCGATCTAGCGACGCAATCCTCCACGGCGGTGGACTTCACCACGACGGAAAAGCTCGATGGTATCCCTACCTATTCTTTCCACCACGATATCCAGCCCATTTCCTTGGCTGATATGCGCAAAAGCATTACCACCGAGGTCGATACCGGCACCGGCGATAACCAACTAGCGGCCGAGGATTTCCGTATCTCCGGGCCAGCGAAGCGGTTCTACGACGCCGAGTCGCGCGAGCTCCTCGGCTTGGATGCCACTGACCGGGTCACGGTGGAGCCCTTCTACACCATCGGCCGCGATATCTCCGTCGAACCCACCACCGGCACCATGGTGGACCTGCGCGAGAACATCAAGATCTTCTTCGCCGCAGACGAAAAGCAGGCCGGCACCATGGTGGCGAATGATGATACAGAGGACCGCTCCATCTTCGCCGCCGATTTGCGCTGGTCCGATGGGACCCGCGCGGAGCGCCTTGATGAGGTGCGTCCGGTCATTCGCACCATTCGCGCCTTGATGGTGATCGGCTGGGCCGGCAAGGCCATCGGCGTTGGTCTATTGCTTTGTGCCGCCTATATGTACATGCGCCGCCACCGTGAAGGCTAA
- a CDS encoding acyltransferase family protein has protein sequence MSNQFQVDPGLGASVQPQASVKSVPQHLPELDGLRAVASLGIIVTHVSFQTGTGWGFAGRFDYFVAVFFALSAFLLWRRRGLHTLSGYARSRVARLLPAYFACVVAVMLLLPDAHSLTLTQLLSNLTSTQIYVVDGLAPGLTHLWSLCVEFFFYLFLPVLVWLLGTLPRRWRIAAIVLAGVLSWAWGFVPFVADYTKGQVNSQIWPPAYASWFAVGMLAAECEEAGISGRVQRVLRPRWAWWLAAAVVLWISSREWFGPQGLVHPGPGEFSRRIIAGAAFAAAVVIPVALAPRDKSWLTTPLMQALGAWSYSIFLWHVAILGLAFPLTGVPLFSGKPLDFWVILAVTVVATVVVSAASYTLIERPGRDFLLGRRRKDRPRPRHTSS, from the coding sequence ATGTCCAATCAGTTTCAGGTCGATCCGGGGTTAGGAGCAAGCGTGCAGCCGCAGGCATCTGTGAAAAGCGTACCCCAGCATCTGCCGGAGCTGGACGGTCTACGCGCGGTCGCCTCCCTTGGAATCATTGTCACCCACGTGTCTTTTCAGACCGGAACCGGGTGGGGGTTTGCCGGGCGCTTTGATTATTTCGTCGCCGTCTTCTTTGCGCTCAGTGCCTTCTTGCTGTGGCGTCGCCGCGGCTTGCACACCTTATCCGGCTATGCGCGCTCGCGCGTGGCCCGCCTATTGCCAGCCTATTTTGCCTGCGTGGTGGCGGTGATGCTCCTGCTTCCCGACGCCCACTCGCTCACCCTCACCCAACTGCTGAGCAACCTGACTTCCACGCAAATTTATGTGGTCGACGGGTTGGCCCCAGGTCTTACCCATCTGTGGTCGCTGTGCGTGGAATTCTTCTTTTATCTCTTCTTACCTGTGCTGGTGTGGCTGCTTGGAACGCTGCCGCGGCGCTGGCGCATTGCCGCCATTGTCTTGGCAGGAGTGCTCAGCTGGGCGTGGGGATTCGTGCCCTTTGTAGCCGATTACACCAAGGGCCAGGTCAACTCGCAGATCTGGCCGCCGGCGTATGCCTCGTGGTTTGCCGTGGGAATGCTGGCCGCCGAATGCGAAGAGGCCGGCATCAGTGGGCGAGTGCAGCGCGTGCTGCGGCCGCGCTGGGCGTGGTGGCTCGCGGCGGCGGTGGTGCTGTGGATTTCCAGCCGCGAGTGGTTCGGGCCGCAGGGGCTGGTGCATCCAGGACCGGGCGAATTTTCCCGCCGCATCATTGCGGGAGCGGCCTTCGCCGCAGCCGTGGTGATACCGGTAGCGCTTGCTCCGCGGGACAAGTCCTGGCTGACCACTCCGCTCATGCAGGCACTGGGCGCGTGGTCCTATTCCATCTTCTTGTGGCATGTGGCCATTCTGGGACTGGCGTTTCCGCTTACCGGGGTGCCGCTGTTTAGCGGGAAGCCCCTGGACTTTTGGGTGATTCTGGCCGTAACGGTGGTGGCCACCGTGGTGGTCTCGGCCGCGAGCTATACACTCATCGAGCGTCCCGGCCGGGATTTTCTCCTCGGTCGGAGGCGAAAAGACAGGCCACGCCCGCGGCACACAAGCAGCTAA